The following DNA comes from Methyloterricola oryzae.
AGACGAGATGGCACCATTTCAAAATTTATCATGATCTGCATGGACAAAGTTTGCAGAGTCCCAGGTCGCCGAATATTTCGACAGTATCACGAGGTATTCAGCGTGGTTTACCCGATCATCGTTCGGCTTGGGCATCGCCTTCAGTTCGGCCAATAGCGCCCGACGTTCTTCCCGGCTCCGACTTAGCGCAATGATCCGGCTGTATGCCTCAACGGCGTAGGCGAAGGTTTCTCTTTTCGAAAATTCGATCTCCAACAACCAGTCGCACCACCGAGTGCAAGGCAGCCCTGCGGTCTCACGCTTACAGTTGTGAAAGACATGAGCCGCCTCATGGACTACGAAGTCGTCGAACTTATTTCCCGCACGAAAATACGCGAGTGACACATAGCAGGTGGTCTCCTCGCTGAGTCCGACAATGTCCGGCGCCTCATCGGACAACGGTTCGGCCCCGATGCTCGATAGGTAGAGGCACGCCAACTCCCAGGTGGTGCTCAGCCACCTTGAATTTCGCAACACCGTTTCGATATTGCTGGGGGTAAGAAAGACGACGGAACTGTACAGTAAGTCAAGGACAGGGCCTTGCTCAACACGGGTAGACAAACCACGCGCCATCGGTTCAAACTTTCCCCGAATCAGGGTGCCAAAGTCCGGAGCATCAGCCAGAAACGGCAGCGTCGTGTTGGCCTCACGGTTCCGGACTTCCGCCATCAGCGCATCCAACAACGCAACGCGCAGTGCCTGCTCAGACTCAACGAAAGACTGCCCAAGCGAAGGGATGAAATTCGGGTCGGAGTCGCCGGTCTGAAGAAAGGCTGCGATCAGGTCGTCAGTGGTCATTTGACCGATTTCCGATTCAAGGGCAACGAGGAGATTACCCCGTGGGCCGACGAGCCAGACGGAGAGCAGCGTCTACGCGGGATACCACTGAAGCACCTATCTGGATCGGATCACCATCTACTGGCGAGGGCCTCGCCATGATACGCCCCCTTGGAATTGATCACCTCGTCCTGCGCATCGTCGACGTGGAGACGATGCTGCGCTTCTACTGCGACGGCCTGGGCTGCACTGTGGAGCGCCGTCGGGACGACATCGGCCTGATTCAACTCCGAGCCGGAAACGCCCTGATCGATCTGGTACCCATTGCCGGGGCATTGGGGAAATCCGGTGGCGCGCCACCGGGCAAGGAAGGCCGCAATCTCGATCACTTCTGCCTGCGGATCGAGCCTTTCGAAGAAACCGGCATACGCCAGCACCTCGTTTCTCTCGGCTACGAACCCGGCCCGGTGGAACGGCGATATGGCGCTGAAGGCGACGGGCCGTCCATCTACGTTTCCGATCCGGAAGGGAATATTGTTGAATTGAAAGGCCCACCCGACAGAGAACTCCCAGGATGAAAGGGACTCCAATCCGCATTGCCAGAGCCACCGACAACCTTGAAGCCATGGTCCGCTTTTATAGAGACGGCCTGGACTTGGAGGTGCTGGGCGGCTTTGAAGATCACGAAGGCTTCGACGGAGTGATGCTCGGCCATCCCGATGAGCAGATTCATTTCGAATTTACCCATCAGCGCGGCCATACACTCGGCCGCGCTCCAAACCTGGATGACCTGATCGTCTTTTACTTGCCTGATTCTGAGGCATGGAAGGCAGCCATCGATCGAATGAGGTCTCAAGGCCATGAGCCGGTGGCTTCATACAATCCCTATTGGGATCGACGCGGTGTAACTTTCAAAGATCCCGACGGCTACCGGGTCGTGCTTCAAAATGCATCCTGGCCTTAGTGGCGGCGAGCGAAGCACTGGCTATTCTCCACCATCCGTTCTTGCGATCTTGATTTCACGCTCCTCTCCGTCATTCCGCACGCTGATCGCCCACGGGTTGCAGCAAACCTCGCAATCCTGCACAAAATTCCCTTCAACATCCGGCTCCAGGTAGATTTCGACGGTCTCTCCGCAGTAAGGGCAGGTAATGACGAATTGGTCTTCCATGCGCCGGAGGGTAATATCTCGGCTCGGCTGCGTCCAGTGCATCGGGAAGACCGTTAAACCGGGCGCAAAGGCAAAAGCCGCAGCCGCATTGAGGAGTCTTGATGAAAGCCATGCAATTCAAAGGGTACGGCGCGTGGCAAAAGCTCGCTTGGGCCGAAATTCAACGTCCAGTGCCGAGACCCAGGCAACTCTTGGTCGAGATCACCGCAACCTCGGTGAATCCCGTAGACTGGAAACTACATAGCGACCCTTTCCGCTGGATTCCGTCCACGCGCATTCCACGAGTACCATGCTTTGATTTCGCCGGAACCATCTCGTCCACCGGAGATGCGGTTCAAAGTTTCAAACCGGGTGAACCGGTCTTCGGCATGCTCCCCTTCCAACCGGTCGGAGCCGCGACGGAGTTTGTTACCGTCGACGAAAGCCTCGTTGCACGAATTCCGGCTAACGTCGATCTCCGTTCCGCTGCGGGCATGCCCCTGGCTGGCCTGACCGCCTTGCAAGGTTTGCGCGACGGCGGACAATTGTGCGCCGGGCAGCGCGTGCTGGTGATCGGCGCTTCGGGAGGCGTTGGCCATTTCGCCGTACAGATTGGAAAAATTCTGGGCGCTCACGTAACCGGTATCTGCAGCGGACGAAATGGGGACTGGGTAAGAGCGCTTGGAGCGGATGAGGTTTTCGACTACACCGCGGGTGGCTTTCCCCAAGTAACGTCCCCGTTCGATGTGATCTTCGACGCGGTGGTTAACCGCCCATCCCGCGACTGGCGGCCCTTGCTGGCGCCAGAGGGCACTTATGTGTCACTGTTACCCAGCGTCGATTTGCTGATTGGCAAACTGGCAGCGCGATTCAGACTTCAACAGCGGATACGCTTCACCCTTGCCAACCCCTCCGGACAGGACATGGAGGCACTCGCAGCTTTTGCCAAGGAACGCCGACTACGGACATGCATCGACAGCGTATTTGCCTTGAGCGAGCTGAGCGCGGCGTTCGAGAAAAGTCGCAGCGGCCGGGCACGGGGCAAGATCATCGTTGAGGTCAATTCGGGCAAACCGCTCTGAGTGGGCAAATCGGCGTTTACAAAGGGCACAACCAGGACCCATCGGTAAAATTGGCTGACCGCGCAATCCGCCGCGATGAGCGCTTGGGGAATCGAGGTCCGGATACGGGCAAGGCTACCCTTCAACCGTCTATCGCAGCCGGATATGATGATGTTCCCGGCCATAAGCCCCTATCATCGGAGATCCCATCATGGACCGCAGGTCATTTCTCAAGCACGGGTTGGCAGCCACATCGGGAATTGTCTTGACGGGACTCCCGCGCTTGAACTGCCTGGCCAGCACGAAACAAGAACCATGGCGCACTTACGAGGTCACGGTCAGGATCGATATTCTCGATCCTTCCGGTGCTGTCCGTGCGTGGGTCCCGCTGCCCTTGATGCGAGAAACTGGATACTTCAAACGCGAACCCGATACCTGCTCCGGCAATTACCGGTCGGCTAAGGTGATGAGATACGACTCATTCGGAACCGGCATGTTGTTCGCGCAATGGACAGGGAGTGAAGGAGCCCCTGTGCTTGAAATCAAAAGCCGCTTTGCCACCCAAGACCGTCAGCTTAGACTGGACAAAAGGCCATCCGTCGCGGTCACCGAAACCAAGGCAACGCTCGATTACTTCCGCAGGCCTAGCAAGCTGATCAAGACCCACGGCATCGTGGCCAGCACCTCAAGACGCATCACCGCTCCGTACAAGCAGGACATCGACAAGGCCCGGGCCATCTACGACTGGATCATCGAAAACACGTTTCGAGATCCCAAGGTCAAAGGCTGTGGTACCGGCGATATTGAAACGATGCTTCATACCGGGTATCTGGGAGGTAAGTGCGCTGACTTGAATGCCCTTTACGTGGGGCTCGCCCGGGCCGCCGGACTGCCCGCACGGGATGTTTACGGCATCCGCATCGCGAATTCAAGCGAGTTCACAAGTCTTGGCCGCGCGGATGATATCACCGGCGCTCAGCATTGCCGCGCTGAAGTGTTTCTGACCGGCTACGGTTGGGTACCCGTGGATCCCGCGGATGTGCGAAAGGTAGTGCTGGAGGAGAACGCGCCGAATACGCCCTTAGCGCTCGACGATGCCAAGGTTAAGCGTGCGCGCGACAAGCTATTTGGTAGCTGGGAGATGAATTGGGTGCCCTACAACTATGCGCATGACGTACGTCTACCCGAAGCGCATGGCCCGGAGATGGGTTACTTCATGTACCCGCAGGCAGAAACGGCGAAGGGCCGCAAAGATTGTCTTGACCCGAAGAGCTTTATCTATGTTATCCGATCGAAGGAGATCTAGAACACAGCGGTCTGCCTCGAATACTTAAGAATCAAGGCAAGGTTGGGCCATCCATGGCCCGGAATCGCTGTCAGTCCAGTGCCGTTGCGGAACGTCACGCCATTAAGATGCGGACGTTTCTAGCACCAGAGCCATCTCGCGTTTTCAGAACCGCTGTAACGTCTTAAGTTTCTGCCCCGAAAGCTGCAATCCTGAAATAGGCGCGGTCACCGTTTGCCCCAAGCCGATATCGGTCTTTGGAGGCAGCGGCTGAGGGTTCAAAGCCACCGAATCCAGCACACCGCTGTTCCCCTGCACCTCAGGGAACGCCCAGACCCCGGCAAATGCATCTGGATTTCTGGCCACATAGATCACTTCATTGAATTTACCCATACCGATATCGAACCCGCATTGCGGACAGGTCTCCGGGTCGAACTTGGAGCCAAAATCAAAGTTCTTCTGCCACCCGGTACCGCCTTCGTGCTCCGAGGGACAGTCCTCGGTGGACTCAGGTCCTTTGCCGCCAATGAGGATACCGCTGGGTCCGTAGGGCAGTAACTTGCTGTTCAAGATTTGCGTGGTTCCGGCCACCGGTACGTGCATGGATCGCTTCTGCGCCGGGAACAGTTCCGTAAGCCGTGCCGCCAGGTCGTTGTTGGCGGCCATCTCGGTGATGCCCGCCGCCGGCAGCGCATTGACGTTGAAGGCGCACTCGTAATAGCTGCCCTTGTCTTGCAGCGTCCCAGTAAAGGCCAGCAAGCCAGCCTGCGTCCAGCGCGGCAGATCGTTGGCGGGGTTGCCCGAAGCCAGCTTCGCTTCGGGGCTCTCGCCGAGATACAGATTGGCGGACAAGGCTTGGTTGCCGAGCACTTGATTGCAATCGACACCCACCTGGCCGGCGAGGTCCTCGTTGTGCGCCGAGGTTGCGATCGGCAGCTTGATGTGACCGATGATTCGGTTGTTGATTTCAGAATAGACGCATTGGGTTTTTGGCAGACGCACCCGACCATAGGTCGCTCCACCGTTGGGCGTCGATGAGAAGCGCGTGCTGGCGACGGTCCGCAGGCTGTTGTTGACCACCCAGGACCGGACATCCAAATCGACGCCCCAGTTCTGTTTCAAGCTGTTGAGGGACTGTCCAATGCCTGGCAGCGGCTTGTTCAGCAATTGGTCCTTCCAGGCATTGGCTTGGGCGACGGTGGGTGTGATGTACTTCGTCAGTTCCGATTCCAGCATGTCGTTGGCTGTCGCGATCGAGGTTTCAAGCCGGTGGGTCACGATCGCCTTGACCTGACGCTCGGCCTCGTCCGCCGCGGCGTCTCCCAGTATGGCGCCCAGTATGGCGCCGCCGATGGGACCACCCACCGCCACGCCGAGCGGACTCAGTCCGATGAAGGAGCCCAGTTCAACGCCCAGTTGGATGGCTTCCCCGTTCAGCCCGGTGATGTTCACGTTGGAACCGTCGAGAGTGAGCGTCACAGCGGCCTGTGGGACCGCCAGGTTTGGCCAGATCTTGACCGAGGAGACGCCATGGGCGCCAACCAGGACCTCGATGGGAATGTCCACGTCGCCGGAGTCAAACCAGGTTTCCGCGTGCACCGCGATATTCAGATTGATCTTGGCTTGTACGCCCTCCAGGCTGACCGTTACGCCGTTTTCCGTGGCATCGCCAAAAGGCTGCAGCGTTGGCTGCCCCGTCTGGGTAAAGGCAAAGTCACTGGTGACATTCACCGAGTAGCTCACGTCGGGGCAGGGGTCGGTGCAGACGACGGTCCCGGAGACCGACTTGTTCACCTTTTGCTGCAGTTTCTGAGTGACAACATCCTGCAGCTGAGCATAGGGAATCGTGAAAGACTTCGAGAAAACCGGGCCGCTGTTGTAGGTTTCAATATCATCCAGGTTAAACGCCCCGGTCTCGTAATCAAAAGGCGCTTGCAGAAACAGTTTGACGTCTGCCGCTTGGGTAACGGGCGATGCAACTGCCAGTGTTGCCAAGCTAGCCATTACCGCAGTGCGTAAATTCCATCTGCCGTTGTTCATGTGAGATTTCCTCATTTCGTGTTTGATCGAATTCCCTTGCCGAGCGCAAAGGGGTGTGCCTTTTGCGTTGGCGACACTCTAGGGCAGTCGAAACGAAGAAACCGTTAACAAAGAACACGGATCCCGTGATGTGTTATCACACGGATCGGTTAATAGAGTGGTGGTCAGGCTCGTAAAATTACCGCGGCACGAAGTTGTTTATGAACTAAGGGAGGCCAGCTGCCGATAGGCGATCCAAGTTCCGGCCCAACCACGCTTGGGTATTTTTGCAAATAGTCCCGGTGGTTATTTCCTGGTTTAGTCGGCATTGCCAGCGCACATTGTGCCTTCGGGAAAAGCCGGCTTCTGCCAGGGTCACCTGAAACGGTGCTCATCAGGCGAAAAACATGACTCGCTGATCAAATCATCCGGCGCTTCCCTTCAGTCAAAGCTATTTCGAAGGAGATTGATATGAGCGCAACAAACTACCATTGGACCCCGTCGTTTCCACGATTCTGTGTTGACCTGAATGGTGACGGCCGTGCCGACCTCATCGGCATCGGTGCGGATGGCGTTTGGTCCTCCGTCAATATGGGGGAAGCGGGATACCGCACTCCGGCTTTCCAGATCGTGGCATTCGAAGTCAATGCCGGCTGGCGTGTGGCCGATCATCCGCGCTTTGCGCTCGATCTGACCGGGGATGGCCGCGCCGATCTGATCGGCTTCGGTGATCACGGTGTGTGGACGGCGCTTGGCAACGGCGACGGGAGCTTTAGCCCTGCCCAGTTGTTCCTCGATGAACTGTGCTACAGCAAGGGTTGGAGTGCCGAGTTTCCGCGCTATGTGGTCGATCTGACAGGCTTGGGCACACCTTCGATCGTAGGGTTTGGCCACGATGGAATCTGGACCGCCCTCAGCATCGGGAATGGCAGTTTCCAGCCAGCGCAGCTGGTATCTGGCGACCTGGCGTTCAACACCGGTTGGCGTGTGGCGAAGCATCCCCGCTTCCTAGCCGATGTCACAGGCGATAGGCGAGCAGATATTGTCGGCTTTGGAGATGACGGAATCTGGACCGCATTAGGAAACGGCGACGGGACCTTCCAGTCTGCGCGCTATGTGCTCAACAATTTCGGTTACAACCAAGGCTGGAGGGTCGAAAACCACCCACGAATTCTCGCTGATCTGACCGGCGACGGACGGGCAGACGTGGTTGGCTTTGGCAATGACGGCGTTTGGACCGCCTGCGCAACCGGGGATGGAGGATTCCAAGCCGAGCGGTTTGTTCTCGCGGACATGGGCGCAAATCAGGGCTGGAGGGTCGAAAGCCATCCACGATTTCTCGTTGACCTGACCGGCAACGGCCGCGCCGACATTGTCGGGTTCGGCGACGCCGGTGTCTGGACGGCATTGGGGAATGGCGATGGCACGTTCCAGGCCGCCAGATTCGTACTTGCTGACTTCGGGGTCGAACAGGGTTGGATTGGCGATGGCCATCCACGCTGCCTGGTCGACTTCGATGGCGACGGTAAGCCCGACATTGTCGGCTTTGGTAACGCCGGCGTCTGGGCCGCACTCGGCAATGGAGACGGTACCTTTCAGTCGCCAAAATTCGTGCTGGCTGACTTTGGCCGGGCATCCAATGTCGATACTGTCGTGCGCCGGGAAGTCATCCGTGATCACCGCCCACAATCGACCATCAAGCATCTATTCGTGCTGATGCTGGAGAATCGCTCCTACGATCACATGCTGGGCTTTGCGAATCTGACCGGCACCGATGCCGCGACGGGCACCCCAACCGTCGCCGATGGCCTGACAGGCTCCGAGTTCAATACCTACCATGGGCAAAAATATCCTGTGGTCCGCGGCTCGCCCGATGTGACACTGGCGCCAGGGCACGGCTTCACCGAAGCGCGCGAGCAGCTCTGCGGCCCGTTCGCGAATTATCCGGACATCAGCAATACGGGCTTCATCTATTCCCTCGCCCGAAGTGGCTATGGAGACGGCAGCGGCGAAATCATGCGCTGCTTCGATCCGGATCATCTCCCGATTCTGACGACCCTTGCCCGGGAATTTGCCGTCTGCGATCGCTGGTTCTCCTCGATGCCCGGACCGACCGAGCCTAACCGCTATTTCTTGCATGCGGCGACTTCCGGCAAGTTCGATGAATCGCCCACGCCAAGAGAATTGATAGAAGCAAGCACCAACCACTGGGGCGGCATGGAGTTCGACGGGGGCACGATCTTCGACGCATTGGAGCTTGCCGATGTGAAATATCGAATCTACGCAGGTGACCACTTCCCGGTAGCCGGCGAACTCAAGGGCGTCAGCAACACCTTCGATGTCCGCGAGTTCCATGATCTTGCTGACGACTTGCAAGACGAGGATTTCGACGCCAGCTTTATTCACATCGAGCCAAAGTATTTCGATGGCATTCTCGACACCGCCGACGCCAATTTTGGCAATGGCAACTCACAGCATCCTTCCGGCAGCGTGGCTGCGGGCGAGTGGCTGATTAAGGCAACCTACGAGGCGATTCGCAATTCCCCGGTTTGGGAATCGAGCCTGCTCATCATCACCTATGACGAACACGGTGGCTTCTACGACCATGTGGCGCCGCCTGCGGCCGACCCCACCGGTTCAACTGGCCGGAAGCATGGATTCAAATTCGACCAACTGGGCGCACGCGTCCCAGCCGTCATAGTGTCACCTCGCATCCCCAAGGGGACGATCGAACACCGTCTGCTTGAGCATTCCTCGGTCATCAAAACGGTGTGCGATCAGTTTAATGTACCCACGCTGCAGCATTGTCGAAATCTGACCAATATATGCGGTGTAGGACACCTGGCGCACTTGTCCGAGCCGCGCACCGATACGCCTGCGAAACTGCCCGGCGTCGTTGTCAGTGACTTAAATGCTCCCGCAAAGCCACTGCGCACGGTGACTCGCCGTCGTGTTGTAGGGCATGGAACCTTTGAACTACCAAAGCATGCTTTTGAGGACGAGGTCGCAACCGCGGATCCGGCTGACAGCATGTTTGCGATGTCAGTGCGAATTGCGGCCATGCGCGAAATAGCCCTGGAGCCAGGCCGAAAGGATGAGATCCTCGCGCGCGCTGATCAGATCCAGACAGCCAGCGAGGCGGCCAGTTACTTGAGGGAGGTGGAATCGAAGCTCATGCACGCCCCTTAGGAACCTCTATCGCCGAGGATCCAACTGGCTGAGGCAAGTCCAAGATGGCGGCAGCCACCCGGTGGTTGCTGCCAGCCGCAGGAGTCGGAATGTTCTACCCTTCTTGCGTCAAGCCTACCGCACAGGCCAATTTCGTTGCGATGAAAGTATGAGGCGCCGAGAAGAGTGATGCCCTGTCGTCGGGACGGTCAGGGGCAGCACGGCTCACGGCTCGCAGTAGTCCCAAGTGGGCACCGCCCGATCAATCACGTAGGGTGTGCTCGGCGAGAGGATGAACTCACTGAACCCTTGCTTTCGGCGGGGCGACGACCAATCATAGGTGTAACCGAGACCTGTCCAAGGAACACCTGGCGCGTTGCGATAACTCTTGAAGTAAAGATTCTGGTAGAAGGCGCGATAGTCTTTGATGTTCTTTACGGCGGGGATATCGGTGCCGAAATCCACATTGCAGCGTGAATCGCTGGTCTCCGGATCGACGCAGGGTCGAAAGATGTCGGTAGGGCTGACCCACATTTCAACAAACACGTCATAGGTCCAGTTCGGATTCATTCCGAGCCGCTTCTTCAGACGAAGATCGAGGCCCGCCCGTGTTGCACGTGGATGTCCTCGGCGAAAGTCACGACAGAATCTTTGAAGCGTCGGCGCGAGAGTGACCCAAACGACGGAGTTCTCGCTACTTGA
Coding sequences within:
- a CDS encoding VOC family protein; its protein translation is MIRPLGIDHLVLRIVDVETMLRFYCDGLGCTVERRRDDIGLIQLRAGNALIDLVPIAGALGKSGGAPPGKEGRNLDHFCLRIEPFEETGIRQHLVSLGYEPGPVERRYGAEGDGPSIYVSDPEGNIVELKGPPDRELPG
- a CDS encoding VOC family protein — encoded protein: MKGTPIRIARATDNLEAMVRFYRDGLDLEVLGGFEDHEGFDGVMLGHPDEQIHFEFTHQRGHTLGRAPNLDDLIVFYLPDSEAWKAAIDRMRSQGHEPVASYNPYWDRRGVTFKDPDGYRVVLQNASWP
- a CDS encoding CPXCG motif-containing cysteine-rich protein, which produces MHWTQPSRDITLRRMEDQFVITCPYCGETVEIYLEPDVEGNFVQDCEVCCNPWAISVRNDGEEREIKIARTDGGE
- a CDS encoding NAD(P)-dependent alcohol dehydrogenase: MKAMQFKGYGAWQKLAWAEIQRPVPRPRQLLVEITATSVNPVDWKLHSDPFRWIPSTRIPRVPCFDFAGTISSTGDAVQSFKPGEPVFGMLPFQPVGAATEFVTVDESLVARIPANVDLRSAAGMPLAGLTALQGLRDGGQLCAGQRVLVIGASGGVGHFAVQIGKILGAHVTGICSGRNGDWVRALGADEVFDYTAGGFPQVTSPFDVIFDAVVNRPSRDWRPLLAPEGTYVSLLPSVDLLIGKLAARFRLQQRIRFTLANPSGQDMEALAAFAKERRLRTCIDSVFALSELSAAFEKSRSGRARGKIIVEVNSGKPL
- a CDS encoding transglutaminase-like domain-containing protein produces the protein MDRRSFLKHGLAATSGIVLTGLPRLNCLASTKQEPWRTYEVTVRIDILDPSGAVRAWVPLPLMRETGYFKREPDTCSGNYRSAKVMRYDSFGTGMLFAQWTGSEGAPVLEIKSRFATQDRQLRLDKRPSVAVTETKATLDYFRRPSKLIKTHGIVASTSRRITAPYKQDIDKARAIYDWIIENTFRDPKVKGCGTGDIETMLHTGYLGGKCADLNALYVGLARAAGLPARDVYGIRIANSSEFTSLGRADDITGAQHCRAEVFLTGYGWVPVDPADVRKVVLEENAPNTPLALDDAKVKRARDKLFGSWEMNWVPYNYAHDVRLPEAHGPEMGYFMYPQAETAKGRKDCLDPKSFIYVIRSKEI
- a CDS encoding alkaline phosphatase family protein, producing the protein MSATNYHWTPSFPRFCVDLNGDGRADLIGIGADGVWSSVNMGEAGYRTPAFQIVAFEVNAGWRVADHPRFALDLTGDGRADLIGFGDHGVWTALGNGDGSFSPAQLFLDELCYSKGWSAEFPRYVVDLTGLGTPSIVGFGHDGIWTALSIGNGSFQPAQLVSGDLAFNTGWRVAKHPRFLADVTGDRRADIVGFGDDGIWTALGNGDGTFQSARYVLNNFGYNQGWRVENHPRILADLTGDGRADVVGFGNDGVWTACATGDGGFQAERFVLADMGANQGWRVESHPRFLVDLTGNGRADIVGFGDAGVWTALGNGDGTFQAARFVLADFGVEQGWIGDGHPRCLVDFDGDGKPDIVGFGNAGVWAALGNGDGTFQSPKFVLADFGRASNVDTVVRREVIRDHRPQSTIKHLFVLMLENRSYDHMLGFANLTGTDAATGTPTVADGLTGSEFNTYHGQKYPVVRGSPDVTLAPGHGFTEAREQLCGPFANYPDISNTGFIYSLARSGYGDGSGEIMRCFDPDHLPILTTLAREFAVCDRWFSSMPGPTEPNRYFLHAATSGKFDESPTPRELIEASTNHWGGMEFDGGTIFDALELADVKYRIYAGDHFPVAGELKGVSNTFDVREFHDLADDLQDEDFDASFIHIEPKYFDGILDTADANFGNGNSQHPSGSVAAGEWLIKATYEAIRNSPVWESSLLIITYDEHGGFYDHVAPPAADPTGSTGRKHGFKFDQLGARVPAVIVSPRIPKGTIEHRLLEHSSVIKTVCDQFNVPTLQHCRNLTNICGVGHLAHLSEPRTDTPAKLPGVVVSDLNAPAKPLRTVTRRRVVGHGTFELPKHAFEDEVATADPADSMFAMSVRIAAMREIALEPGRKDEILARADQIQTASEAASYLREVESKLMHAP